The nucleotide window TTTATATTACAGGGTCTACTAGTAAACCGAAGCTTTGTTAAAATGAGTACATAACAAGTAATATACAACAGCTCTGTATTTGTTTCTGTTAGACTGACCATACTTGTCCATTACAGATGCAATTGCACCATCTAGATCATCACTTTCACTAAGACCTAATTTTTTAATTAAGTAATTATTCTTAACAGTAGCTAACTCAGCTTCATCAGAACCAGATACTGTTGAAGAATCTGCATTATAAATTGAAGGGCCTAATCCTACAGTTACTTTGGTTAGTAAATCCATATCTGGATTAACACCGCATTTTTCTTTTAAATCAGCTGCATACTTTGCAATTAATTCGTCTCTTTTACTCATTTTACTTTGTTTTAGGTTAAATAATTGTCTCTTTAAAGGTAAGCATTTTTTAGACACCTAAAAAGTAAAGAAGTCACATAATATTGATAATTAATGATTTGATTACTTTACAAATTTAAAATACTCTAAAAGTACCTCATCATTAACGGTAGATGGTGTAAAAATCTCTAATAGTTTTGGTTTTTTAGAGAGGTTATAAAACGTATCTAGTACAACACTTAAAGAGGATTCGTCAGTGGTTTTATAATAATCAAACCCATACATCTCGCATAGTTGCTTGGCGGTTAAATGGTGTTTGGTTTCAAAGTAAGTATCAAAATTTTCGGTATTCTTATGACCTGGTAAAATCCTAAAAATACCACCGCCTTCATTATTTATAACAATGATTCTAAAGGTCTTAGGAATATAATTGTTCCAAAGTGCATTGCTATCGTAAAAAAAACTTAAATCACCCGATATAAATGTTGTGCGTTGTTTATTAGCCACTGCAGATCCTATGGCCGTACTTGTACAGCCATCTATACCACTTGTACCTCTATTGCAAAAAACAGTGATATCTTTTCTTAATTGAAATAATTGTGTGTAACGTATCGCAGAACTATTACCTACTTGCAGTTGACTCTGCTTCGGAATACTCTTTAGCAACATATTAAAAACCGTAAAATCCGAATACGGAATAGTCTTTAAATAATCATCATGAAGCTTTCTGCGCTTTTGTCTCACTTTTAACCAATTGACCTTGTAATCACTTTTTGTATGGTGTGTTACTTGTGGTAAAAAGGTTTTTAGAAATGTATTGGGAGTTAATTTAATATGTTTATCTAAACAGAAAAAGGTGTCATTTGCATTAAATAAATCTACATGCCAATGATCTTCTGGCTTGTATTGTCTTAAAAAAGCTTTAATCTTTTTAGACACAATCATACTACCAAATGTTAAAAGGATATCTGGTTGTAATGATTGAAACGCTTCCTCATCAAGTGGAGCTATCATTTTATCAATTCCAGGGAAAAAATCAGGATGATGTAAATTTGATGTGGTCTCAGTAAAAACCAAAACACTATCATCATCTGCTAACTCTTGTAGCCATTGCTCCTCTATAGAATTTGGTTGCAATACACCTACCAGAATCATTTTTCGTTTTGCCGAATGCCAGACATCCAATAAGCTTTTTATTTCAAACTCGTCTATTTTCTCTGTTCGGTCAGCTATATTGAATGGTTTAGGATTTATGCTTAATTCATCTACTGTTTCATAAAGTGGTTCATCAAAAGGAATATTAATATGAACTGGACCTGACTTTAATCTTGCCACTGTTATGGCATCATGTACTTCAGATTCGTTATAGGTTTGAATGTCTTTTTGAAGACCCAGAAAGCGTTCAAGCTTATTCTCAATACTTCGCATTATTGGCAGCTCATCATCTGAGGATTTTTGCTCTTTGTCTTTTAAATCTAGTTTTAGGTTGGTACTATATAATACGTGCTCGCCATAAACATTTTTCTGTTTTATGGTTTGTCCGTCGCCTATATCTATTAAGTGTTTTGGTCTATCTGCTGACAACACTAATAATGGAATATTACTGTAATACGCCTCGGAAATCGCAGGATAATAATTAAGCAAAGCACTACCAGAGGTACAAACCAAAGCTACAGGTTCTTGTATTTGCTGTGCAATACCAAGCGCAAAAAAAGCAGCACAACGTTCATCTACAATACTATAGCAGCTAAAAAATTCATCGTGGGTAAAACCTATGGTTAATGGTGCATTTCGGCTTCCTGGCGAAATAATTATATGCTTAACATTATGCGTTTTGCATAGTGTAACAACCGTTTGGGATAAGGGAATTTTAGAGTATTTCATCAAAAAACAAAGATAAGGATTCTCTTAGTTTTAACTTAAAACGTTAACGATTGTTTTAGTTTTATTTACGGTTTCTTCCCATTCGTTTTGCGGAACTGAATCCTTAGTAATACCACCACCTACATAAATTACTGCTTTTTTATCCTTTAATTGCATACAACGCAGGTTGACATAAAAATTAGAATGCTTTCTTACTACAGCATAAGCATTGTTTTCAACATTACGTCTGTTGGTATTTCTGGTTTTTGAAGTTTTTAAATTCAATTCGCCTAAAAACCCTGTGTAATACTCGCGTTTATAATTTTCATTTTTTAGAATAAACTGTCTGGATGTTTCCTTCGGAAAACCACAAACGGCTGGTGTAGGATGTAAGGCTTCTATAACAGATTTTAAGTTACTATCGCTTTTTATCTGACTATGTATGTATGTTTTAAGATGTAAGAGGTTTCCTGCTCTTACCGTTTCAACATCAGAAACTTTAATATCCTTGGTATGAGGTTCAATTTGCTGAACTATATAATCGGTTACAATTTGCTGCTCCTCATACTCTTTGTTTGTCCATGAGACGTCTTCTGTTTCTACATAAGGCTGTGTTCCTGCTAATGAAATTGTTGTGAGTTGTTTGCCTTCAACCTTGAACAATAACTCTGGTGTTGCACCTAACCATAAGCCTACTTTTGGATGATACCAACAATATACCATCGCATTTTTGTAGGTATTAAAAAGACGCCTAAAAATGGTAAGTGGATTTGTACTTTCTATATCTTTTTCAACCTTACGAGACAGCACAACCTTAGACAACTCTCCTTGCTTTATAGCATCTATCCCTTTTGTAACAAGCTGCATATGCTGTTCTTCACCATAGTTCTCAATAGTTGTAGTTTTAAAATCCTCTTCTAAATCTAAATTAGAGATTTCTAAAGTAAGGTGCTCACATTCAGTTTCAGGAAGTAATATGCTTTTGTCACTTAAATCAAAAGGTGCAAACACAAAACCGCTTTCTGTAAAGTCTGATGTGGTATACAGGGAATCGTCATTTTGTAGCCAGCACTTAATAATAGAATTAATGGCTCTGCTGTATACAACAAAAGGTAGTTGGTTTTGGTGTTGACGCTCTAAAGTTTCAAAAAAAGAATTTTGAGTCATCTATTACTTTTTAAGTGGTAATGAAATGGTAGACAAACGACAAATGGATATTAAATTATCCTGCTCATCCGTAACTCTAATATCTAATAATTGAGTGGTACGACCTTTGTGTAAAAATGTGGCTTTGGCATACACATAACCTTCCTTTACGCTTTTTAGATGGTTAGCAGTAATCTCTAAACCTCTAACAAAATATTCCTCTAAATCTATAAATATGTGCGATGCAAAACTCCCAACGCTCTCTGCCAATGCTGCAGTTGCGCCACCATGCAACACTCCATCTGGTTGATGTACTTTTGGAGTCACTGGCATCCTGGCCACCAAAAAATCT belongs to Winogradskyella sp. J14-2 and includes:
- a CDS encoding DUF2853 family protein gives rise to the protein MSKRDELIAKYAADLKEKCGVNPDMDLLTKVTVGLGPSIYNADSSTVSGSDEAELATVKNNYLIKKLGLSESDDLDGAIASVMDKYGQSNRNKYRAVVYYLLCTHFNKASVY
- the menD gene encoding 2-succinyl-5-enolpyruvyl-6-hydroxy-3-cyclohexene-1-carboxylate synthase — encoded protein: MKYSKIPLSQTVVTLCKTHNVKHIIISPGSRNAPLTIGFTHDEFFSCYSIVDERCAAFFALGIAQQIQEPVALVCTSGSALLNYYPAISEAYYSNIPLLVLSADRPKHLIDIGDGQTIKQKNVYGEHVLYSTNLKLDLKDKEQKSSDDELPIMRSIENKLERFLGLQKDIQTYNESEVHDAITVARLKSGPVHINIPFDEPLYETVDELSINPKPFNIADRTEKIDEFEIKSLLDVWHSAKRKMILVGVLQPNSIEEQWLQELADDDSVLVFTETTSNLHHPDFFPGIDKMIAPLDEEAFQSLQPDILLTFGSMIVSKKIKAFLRQYKPEDHWHVDLFNANDTFFCLDKHIKLTPNTFLKTFLPQVTHHTKSDYKVNWLKVRQKRRKLHDDYLKTIPYSDFTVFNMLLKSIPKQSQLQVGNSSAIRYTQLFQLRKDITVFCNRGTSGIDGCTSTAIGSAVANKQRTTFISGDLSFFYDSNALWNNYIPKTFRIIVINNEGGGIFRILPGHKNTENFDTYFETKHHLTAKQLCEMYGFDYYKTTDESSLSVVLDTFYNLSKKPKLLEIFTPSTVNDEVLLEYFKFVK
- a CDS encoding chorismate-binding protein, with translation MTQNSFFETLERQHQNQLPFVVYSRAINSIIKCWLQNDDSLYTTSDFTESGFVFAPFDLSDKSILLPETECEHLTLEISNLDLEEDFKTTTIENYGEEQHMQLVTKGIDAIKQGELSKVVLSRKVEKDIESTNPLTIFRRLFNTYKNAMVYCWYHPKVGLWLGATPELLFKVEGKQLTTISLAGTQPYVETEDVSWTNKEYEEQQIVTDYIVQQIEPHTKDIKVSDVETVRAGNLLHLKTYIHSQIKSDSNLKSVIEALHPTPAVCGFPKETSRQFILKNENYKREYYTGFLGELNLKTSKTRNTNRRNVENNAYAVVRKHSNFYVNLRCMQLKDKKAVIYVGGGITKDSVPQNEWEETVNKTKTIVNVLS
- a CDS encoding PaaI family thioesterase, with protein sequence MQLSKEMILAKANEVSKNTLMETLNIEMIDYGEDFLVARMPVTPKVHQPDGVLHGGATAALAESVGSFASHIFIDLEEYFVRGLEITANHLKSVKEGYVYAKATFLHKGRTTQLLDIRVTDEQDNLISICRLSTISLPLKK